The proteins below are encoded in one region of Rubripirellula reticaptiva:
- a CDS encoding alpha-L-fucosidase, translating to MTPRLFHLLATVLGVFGIMMASTSSGEQPNVIVVMTDDQGYGDLSCHGNPILETPNIDKLYAESVRMTDFHVSPFCTPTRAALMTGRYPGRTGAYRTSSGRTLMHTDERTIANIFSDAGYVTGMVGKWHLGDNAPHRPQDRGFQDVVWHRCGGVGQASDHWGNDYFDDTYERNGQFEKFEGYCTDVWFRESLRFIEQNRTKPFFLYLATNAPHGPYRVDPKWAAPYQDKAKWGNGANFYGMIANFDHNLGELRRKLDELDLADNTILIYMTDNGTAAGGKFQTLDSEAIEGFNAGMRGKKSSVYDGGHRVPFFIHWPAAKLRGGRDVKSLAAHIDVMPTLAELCDVDIPANHHSDGISFAKQLTDTNAPADRDHVIVQFQGGAYFHHAPQPWADTCIIQKNWRLINRDELYDISTDPAQQNNVATNHPAVVKQMRDLYQPFWDSVSPRMSPVRIDIGNPTDNPTVLCSQDWYMQSGNPPWNFGSISKLPKTTGPWMVNVKTAGRYRLTLRQLPKEANAVLKAVRAKVVIAGHETSVEVESGSKAAVIELDLPAGPTELLTYLYDENDKFGGAYFTEVERLTSEIATVGKPYDGSWKSLQKMPVPAWFDDGKIGVFIHWGPYSVIGYRQGGRGYAEHVPKQLYSAQDHYYPYMQNRWGATPPEFGYKDIIPEFKAENWDPDAWAKLFADVGFRYCVMTAEHHDGWANWDSDLTPWNAVDKGPKRDLVGDLGKALTKQGLKFAPSYHRERHASFFGKKLYMVNVEPQDDIAEEIRRVPEAASLYGPFGIDKEFVDDYVARWKEIQTKYKPDFLWIDDIPIWTRDGNQVLAGQAKPEVQYFYDQCRLMITDFMNDGAARGAEVYVNNKGGNRNWPAGVGCLEKDNLKLHVIGPKWESCTTFGTSFGYLEGDKYKTIESVIHEMVEVISRNGNFLVNIGPKADGTIPEPQMERLMAMKSWLTVNGPAIYGSRYWKDSEQQDEHLAFTTNGKKLYAIKLKEPKAPFVITGTAGWDSEKIESVRLLGSDASVVSQMTSAGLRITPPADLGHSDHAWTFEIMTDEDQHHPNVIVHDADSALEGTKAVDLEGRDATSAQTHPPLKPYVIPGASVIIENAPSPAEFRKLPVPGASNRTVTASPQTSNDPLDSLTDGKVAAGIGPVFKNGIHHGIYKMDLGAAKPVSAISAWSYNRARVRGAQKLTLYGSDSVKDPGWDLSQLTPLGTVDTGKSTTDYTATSLRAAEDESLGKFRWIVWAVSPVTSTGGGENTAFQELNVAVQDPTTNE from the coding sequence ATGACCCCAAGACTGTTTCACCTGCTGGCGACTGTGTTGGGCGTATTCGGCATAATGATGGCAAGCACGTCGAGCGGCGAGCAGCCAAACGTGATCGTCGTGATGACCGACGATCAGGGCTACGGCGACTTAAGTTGCCACGGCAATCCGATTCTAGAAACGCCGAATATTGACAAGCTCTACGCCGAGTCAGTGCGGATGACGGACTTTCACGTCAGTCCGTTTTGCACGCCGACGCGAGCGGCATTGATGACAGGGCGATATCCGGGCCGCACTGGTGCGTATCGAACTAGCAGTGGACGAACCCTGATGCATACCGACGAACGGACCATCGCGAACATATTTTCCGATGCTGGATACGTTACGGGAATGGTTGGCAAATGGCATCTTGGCGACAACGCGCCGCATCGACCGCAGGACCGTGGCTTTCAAGATGTCGTCTGGCATCGCTGTGGCGGTGTTGGGCAGGCGTCTGACCATTGGGGCAACGATTATTTCGATGATACGTACGAGCGAAACGGTCAGTTCGAAAAGTTCGAAGGCTACTGCACCGACGTCTGGTTTCGCGAATCGCTCCGCTTCATCGAACAGAACCGTACCAAGCCGTTCTTTCTGTATCTCGCCACCAATGCTCCGCACGGACCCTACCGAGTGGATCCCAAGTGGGCCGCTCCCTACCAAGACAAGGCGAAATGGGGAAACGGTGCGAACTTCTATGGCATGATCGCAAACTTCGATCACAACCTGGGCGAACTGCGCCGGAAACTTGACGAGCTTGACTTAGCCGACAACACAATCCTGATTTACATGACCGACAACGGCACAGCGGCCGGTGGAAAGTTCCAAACGCTGGACTCGGAAGCCATTGAGGGTTTTAACGCCGGCATGCGTGGCAAAAAGTCATCGGTGTACGACGGCGGCCATCGAGTCCCGTTCTTTATCCATTGGCCAGCCGCAAAGTTGAGGGGCGGCCGTGACGTTAAGTCTTTGGCAGCGCACATTGACGTTATGCCGACTCTGGCCGAATTGTGCGACGTCGATATACCAGCGAATCACCACTCGGATGGCATTTCGTTTGCCAAACAACTAACCGACACGAATGCGCCGGCGGATCGCGATCACGTGATCGTTCAGTTTCAAGGCGGAGCCTACTTTCACCATGCTCCTCAGCCCTGGGCCGACACTTGCATCATTCAAAAGAACTGGCGTCTGATCAATAGAGACGAACTCTATGACATCAGCACCGATCCGGCTCAGCAGAACAACGTCGCGACGAATCACCCAGCCGTAGTGAAACAAATGCGAGACCTCTATCAGCCGTTTTGGGATTCCGTTTCACCTCGCATGTCGCCGGTTCGCATCGACATCGGTAATCCCACCGACAATCCTACCGTGCTTTGTTCACAAGACTGGTACATGCAAAGTGGAAACCCGCCCTGGAACTTTGGTTCGATTTCGAAGCTGCCAAAAACAACCGGTCCTTGGATGGTCAACGTCAAGACCGCCGGACGTTACCGTCTGACTCTACGGCAGCTACCCAAAGAAGCAAACGCGGTACTCAAAGCCGTTCGCGCCAAGGTTGTGATCGCCGGTCATGAAACATCAGTCGAGGTCGAAAGCGGCAGCAAAGCCGCCGTCATCGAGCTGGACTTACCAGCCGGGCCAACCGAATTGCTGACGTATCTGTATGACGAGAACGACAAATTTGGCGGAGCCTATTTTACGGAGGTTGAACGGCTTACATCCGAAATCGCCACGGTAGGGAAGCCGTATGACGGAAGCTGGAAGTCACTGCAAAAGATGCCGGTACCGGCGTGGTTTGATGACGGCAAGATCGGCGTATTCATCCACTGGGGACCGTACAGTGTCATCGGCTACCGCCAGGGAGGACGTGGCTATGCCGAGCACGTTCCCAAGCAACTCTATTCAGCGCAAGATCATTACTACCCCTACATGCAAAATCGCTGGGGCGCGACGCCGCCAGAGTTTGGCTACAAGGACATCATTCCCGAATTCAAAGCCGAAAACTGGGATCCCGATGCGTGGGCAAAGCTGTTTGCGGATGTCGGTTTTAGATACTGCGTGATGACGGCCGAGCATCACGATGGCTGGGCAAACTGGGACTCGGATCTGACGCCCTGGAACGCGGTGGACAAGGGACCGAAACGGGACTTGGTCGGCGATCTGGGAAAAGCACTGACGAAGCAGGGACTGAAATTCGCACCCTCCTATCACCGGGAACGCCATGCTTCCTTTTTCGGCAAAAAGCTCTACATGGTGAACGTGGAACCTCAGGATGATATTGCCGAAGAAATCCGGCGTGTTCCCGAAGCGGCCTCGTTGTATGGACCGTTCGGAATCGACAAAGAGTTTGTCGACGATTACGTCGCACGTTGGAAAGAAATTCAGACGAAGTACAAGCCTGACTTTTTGTGGATCGACGATATTCCCATCTGGACACGTGACGGAAACCAAGTGCTTGCTGGCCAGGCGAAACCTGAGGTGCAATATTTCTATGATCAGTGTCGACTGATGATCACCGATTTCATGAACGATGGCGCAGCACGAGGTGCCGAGGTTTACGTCAACAACAAAGGCGGTAATCGGAACTGGCCCGCAGGAGTCGGATGTCTAGAAAAAGACAATCTCAAACTCCATGTGATTGGACCAAAATGGGAAAGTTGCACGACCTTTGGAACGTCATTCGGTTACCTGGAAGGTGACAAATACAAAACGATCGAAAGCGTTATCCATGAGATGGTCGAAGTGATCAGTCGCAACGGAAACTTTCTCGTCAACATCGGGCCAAAGGCGGACGGCACAATTCCAGAGCCTCAAATGGAACGTCTGATGGCGATGAAGAGTTGGCTGACGGTCAACGGTCCAGCCATCTATGGTTCCCGCTATTGGAAGGATAGTGAGCAACAAGATGAGCATCTGGCTTTTACAACCAACGGGAAAAAGCTGTACGCAATCAAACTTAAAGAACCCAAGGCACCGTTTGTCATCACAGGCACAGCAGGCTGGGACTCTGAAAAAATTGAGTCCGTTCGCCTGCTCGGATCAGACGCCAGCGTGGTTTCGCAGATGACGTCCGCTGGTCTACGAATCACACCGCCCGCGGATTTGGGACACAGTGATCATGCGTGGACGTTCGAAATCATGACCGATGAAGACCAGCATCATCCGAATGTCATCGTTCACGATGCGGACAGCGCACTCGAGGGAACTAAAGCCGTCGATCTGGAAGGACGTGACGCCACGAGCGCGCAAACGCATCCGCCACTGAAACCATATGTGATCCCGGGTGCTAGTGTCATCATCGAAAATGCACCAAGCCCCGCGGAGTTCCGAAAGCTACCGGTTCCGGGCGCATCCAACCGCACGGTCACCGCCAGTCCACAAACCAGTAATGATCCGCTCGACTCACTGACCGACGGAAAGGTTGCCGCAGGAATCGGACCGGTCTTCAAAAACGGTATTCATCACGGAATCTACAAAATGGATTTGGGTGCCGCAAAACCAGTCTCGGCCATTTCAGCTTGGTCGTACAACCGAGCCCGAGTGCGGGGCGCGCAAAAGCTAACTCTCTACGGCAGTGACTCAGTCAAAGATCCCGGCTGGGATCTGAGTCAACTCACACCGCTAGGCACGGTCGACACCGGCAAATCAACGACCGACTATACCGCAACTTCACTGCGCGCTGCGGAAGACGAATCGCTGGGAAAATTTCGCTGGATCGTGTGGGCCGTTTCGCCGGTCACCTCAACGGGCGGCGGAGAAAACACGGCCTTCCAAGAGCTGAATGTCGCAGTGCAAGATCCAACAACAAACGAATAA
- a CDS encoding sulfatase family protein, whose translation MKHIVKTISFAGFVVGLLSSTLYSAEKPNVVIIFADDLGYGDLGCYGATKLKTPNIDQLAADGRRFTDAHSASAVCTPSRYALLTGEYPHRTKLTKPVFLKSGLVVDPEKQTLADVMKDAGYATACIGKWHLGFGEETPDWNGDLIPGPLELGFDYYYGVPTVNSHPPFVYVENHNVVGLLPDDPFVYRQKAKTQTIHEKMHIGDIGGADAAHALYDDYQVGTHLTKKAVDWIKQQDEDPFFLYLATTNIHHPFTPAAQFQGTSQCGLYGDFVHELDWIVGEINKTLEARGVANNTLIIFTSDNGGMFNVTGQNAWDSGHHLNGELLGFKFGAWEGGHRVPFIAKWPGKIKAGSVSSQLICNVDMVATMSTLTGVEVRSDQAIDSVNVLPALTGDVSDAIRDHAVLAASKPGFLAIRKGKWMFISGQGSGGFGGNKRGSHNFGGPAAVTYAGYTNSDIANGKVKPGSPPAQLYDLENDLKQTRNLYNDHPEVVQEMQALLKTYQDGPKPAQKK comes from the coding sequence ATGAAACACATCGTTAAAACCATTTCGTTCGCAGGATTTGTCGTCGGCCTACTCTCCAGCACGTTGTACTCCGCTGAGAAGCCCAACGTCGTCATCATCTTTGCCGATGACCTCGGCTACGGTGACCTCGGTTGCTATGGAGCGACCAAGCTGAAGACACCGAACATTGATCAGCTTGCCGCAGATGGCAGGCGTTTTACCGACGCACACTCAGCGTCGGCGGTGTGCACGCCGTCGCGTTACGCTTTGTTGACAGGCGAATATCCGCACCGAACGAAGTTAACCAAACCCGTTTTCTTAAAGAGCGGTTTGGTTGTCGATCCGGAGAAACAGACCTTGGCCGATGTGATGAAAGATGCGGGCTATGCCACCGCCTGCATTGGCAAATGGCATTTGGGTTTTGGCGAGGAGACCCCAGATTGGAACGGCGACCTGATTCCTGGTCCGCTAGAGCTTGGCTTTGATTACTACTATGGCGTGCCTACGGTGAACAGTCACCCGCCATTTGTTTATGTCGAAAACCATAACGTCGTGGGACTCCTGCCCGATGATCCGTTTGTCTATCGCCAGAAGGCAAAGACCCAAACGATCCATGAAAAGATGCACATCGGCGATATCGGCGGTGCCGATGCCGCCCATGCACTTTACGACGACTATCAGGTCGGCACGCATCTGACGAAAAAAGCTGTCGATTGGATTAAACAGCAAGATGAAGACCCTTTCTTTCTGTATTTAGCGACTACCAACATCCATCACCCCTTCACGCCGGCGGCCCAATTCCAAGGAACCAGTCAGTGTGGACTCTATGGCGACTTCGTACATGAACTCGACTGGATCGTCGGCGAGATCAACAAGACGCTCGAAGCGCGAGGCGTCGCCAACAATACGCTGATCATTTTCACCAGCGACAACGGCGGCATGTTCAATGTGACCGGACAAAACGCTTGGGATTCGGGACACCATCTAAACGGTGAACTGCTCGGCTTCAAGTTCGGCGCATGGGAGGGTGGACACCGCGTCCCGTTTATCGCGAAGTGGCCAGGCAAGATCAAGGCGGGATCGGTGTCCTCGCAGTTGATTTGCAATGTCGACATGGTCGCAACGATGTCGACACTAACCGGTGTCGAGGTTCGCAGCGATCAAGCGATCGACAGCGTGAATGTGCTGCCCGCCCTCACCGGAGATGTGTCAGACGCCATTCGTGACCACGCTGTTCTGGCCGCGAGTAAACCCGGCTTCCTCGCGATCCGCAAAGGCAAATGGATGTTTATCAGCGGCCAAGGGAGCGGTGGTTTTGGTGGAAACAAGCGAGGTAGCCACAACTTTGGCGGCCCTGCTGCAGTGACCTATGCGGGATACACCAACAGCGATATTGCCAACGGAAAAGTCAAGCCAGGTTCGCCGCCCGCACAGCTTTACGATTTAGAGAACGACCTGAAACAAACTCGAAATTTGTATAACGACCACCCCGAAGTCGTACAGGAAATGCAGGCGCTACTGAAGACCTATCAGGATGGCCCCAAACCTGCGCAGAAGAAATAG
- a CDS encoding endonuclease/exonuclease/phosphatase family protein — MMKCSFVSAKYLRVGLTRLVTLCVLGLTMSPGLADDPIEVRVLSYNIHHGEGVDRKIDLARIARVVASVNADIVALQEVDQNVKRSGGVDQPAELAKLTAMSVVFGGNISLQDGHYGNAILSRWPIAEHVNRLLPNLNSGEQRGVIQAYVQTPITKTPLMILATHFDHRSDGSERFASAQAINELVMKHPQSPAILAGDLNDGPDSKTLLELKRHWTASSEKPMPTIPVAKPTKQIDFVLFHPKERWSVHETTVLDEAVASDHRAILTVLRFQEEQKQ, encoded by the coding sequence ATGATGAAATGTAGTTTTGTTTCGGCAAAGTATTTACGTGTCGGACTCACGAGACTTGTCACGCTTTGTGTGCTGGGTCTAACGATGTCGCCTGGCTTGGCGGATGACCCGATCGAAGTTCGTGTGCTTAGCTACAACATTCATCATGGCGAAGGCGTTGATCGCAAAATTGATCTTGCTCGCATCGCTCGTGTTGTCGCGTCGGTGAATGCAGACATCGTTGCGTTGCAGGAAGTCGACCAGAATGTCAAACGCTCTGGTGGGGTGGACCAACCGGCTGAATTGGCCAAGTTAACAGCGATGAGCGTTGTTTTTGGCGGAAACATCTCGCTGCAAGACGGTCACTATGGCAACGCGATCCTGTCACGCTGGCCAATCGCCGAACACGTCAATCGACTTCTACCAAATCTCAATAGTGGCGAACAACGCGGCGTGATCCAAGCTTACGTCCAGACGCCAATCACCAAGACACCGCTGATGATTTTGGCGACGCATTTCGATCATCGCTCTGACGGTTCGGAGCGTTTTGCATCAGCGCAGGCAATCAACGAACTGGTAATGAAACATCCCCAAAGCCCAGCGATTCTGGCGGGCGATTTGAATGACGGTCCGGATAGCAAAACATTGCTGGAACTAAAGCGGCACTGGACCGCCAGCAGTGAAAAACCGATGCCAACCATTCCTGTTGCAAAGCCAACCAAGCAGATTGACTTTGTACTTTTTCATCCCAAAGAGCGTTGGAGCGTTCATGAGACAACAGTACTCGACGAGGCGGTCGCTTCGGACCATCGTGCCATTCTAACAGTGTTGAGATTCCAGGAAGAACAGAAGCAATAG
- a CDS encoding DUF1501 domain-containing protein: MRLGNRNVAILSQVDNSKWTLVVWGGEFGRTPTVELTGADAS; encoded by the coding sequence GTGCGTTTGGGAAACCGGAATGTTGCGATTCTTAGCCAAGTCGACAATTCAAAGTGGACGTTGGTCGTGTGGGGTGGCGAATTCGGACGCACGCCGACGGTGGAACTGACCGGCGCAGACGCATCGTAG
- a CDS encoding sulfatase, whose protein sequence is MLKKTFVRASTIAFIALAICSHEVRAEDGPDTNRPNVLFIAVDDLNHWVGYMGRNSQAKTPNLDRLAARGVAFHQAHCAVPACNPARAALMSGLRPWNTACYLNANPWKQHIDEGLGLSKQFMNAGYHVAGSGKIYHSDSYYESEWSEYMPRGGVSATGKGVGKDEGFHEPLVHDLVDEDISDYHIVDWCVEQMNQPHDKPLFLACGLHKPHLPFAVPRKYYDMFPIDEIELPPHREDDLDDLSPAGIKMAGANGDHARFLKSGRWKDAIQSYLATVAYLDMNIGRLIDGLDKSPIAENTIIVLWGDHGWSFGEKQHWRKFALWEEETRAPLIWIAPGVTQPATRCDETVDFMTIYPTLCELTGIPIPDHVEGKSIAMMLRDPQVARPSVAITTHGYKNHAVRSKDWRYIRYADGSEELYDHRIDPYEWTNVVDSPDHLQILKLHRDQLPQKDRQPTKPAKSTLSGGKKKKK, encoded by the coding sequence ATGTTGAAGAAAACGTTTGTTCGAGCCAGTACGATCGCGTTCATCGCCCTTGCGATTTGCAGTCACGAAGTTCGTGCCGAGGACGGACCGGACACGAATCGGCCCAACGTCCTGTTTATTGCAGTCGACGATTTGAATCATTGGGTCGGCTACATGGGCCGCAATTCCCAAGCCAAGACGCCGAACCTTGATCGCTTGGCCGCTCGTGGGGTCGCATTCCACCAAGCTCACTGTGCCGTTCCGGCTTGCAATCCGGCCCGCGCCGCGTTGATGTCAGGACTGCGTCCATGGAACACAGCTTGCTACCTCAATGCAAATCCTTGGAAGCAACACATTGACGAAGGTCTCGGACTCAGCAAACAGTTCATGAACGCTGGGTATCACGTTGCCGGTTCCGGGAAGATTTATCACAGCGATTCGTACTACGAATCAGAATGGTCTGAATACATGCCTCGCGGCGGAGTTTCAGCCACTGGGAAAGGCGTGGGGAAAGACGAAGGTTTTCATGAGCCGTTAGTGCACGATTTAGTGGACGAAGACATTTCGGATTACCACATCGTTGATTGGTGCGTCGAACAAATGAATCAGCCGCACGATAAGCCGCTCTTCCTAGCCTGTGGATTGCACAAACCGCACTTACCCTTTGCGGTTCCGCGGAAATACTACGACATGTTTCCGATTGACGAAATCGAATTGCCGCCCCACCGAGAAGACGACCTCGATGATCTTTCACCAGCCGGCATCAAAATGGCGGGCGCAAATGGCGACCACGCTCGGTTCTTGAAATCGGGCCGTTGGAAAGATGCGATTCAGTCTTACTTAGCAACTGTTGCTTATTTGGATATGAACATTGGACGCTTAATCGATGGGCTGGACAAAAGCCCGATTGCCGAAAACACAATCATCGTGCTGTGGGGCGATCATGGTTGGAGCTTTGGCGAAAAACAACATTGGCGCAAGTTTGCGCTTTGGGAAGAAGAAACCCGAGCACCGCTGATTTGGATTGCACCGGGAGTGACACAACCAGCAACACGATGCGATGAGACAGTGGACTTCATGACGATCTACCCGACGCTTTGTGAGTTGACCGGGATACCCATCCCTGATCATGTCGAAGGAAAGAGCATCGCAATGATGTTGCGGGACCCTCAAGTTGCTCGACCGTCCGTCGCAATAACGACTCATGGTTACAAGAATCACGCTGTGCGATCAAAGGATTGGCGGTACATCCGATATGCCGATGGAAGCGAAGAACTTTACGACCACCGAATCGATCCCTACGAATGGACCAACGTCGTCGACTCACCTGATCATCTGCAAATTCTTAAGCTGCATCGTGATCAGCTTCCCCAAAAGGACAGGCAACCAACAAAGCCAGCGAAGTCAACGTTGTCCGGCGGCAAAAAGAAAAAGAAGTAG